In the Harmonia axyridis chromosome 3, icHarAxyr1.1, whole genome shotgun sequence genome, one interval contains:
- the LOC123676796 gene encoding laccase-4-like isoform X1: MISIMVTKMIFNTASVIVSVLLMPGILSVHAPVSKSGFDNRKEYFQYVLLEDSSPNDDPCNRKCIQGEPPMICKYHFSLEWYDILSKACYDCPHKPEDCYRLDCVPGDGIKRAVLVVNRKLPGPAIHVCHGDQVVVDVENDLGSDSTTIHWHGQKQRRFPYMDGVPFVTQCPILPRTTFRYQFIAEDPGTHFWHSHTGMQRGDGVFGAFIVHVPEEEDLHKELYDYDLKEHVMILMDWDHVTGMQKFTSHHHNDGDNKPTNLLVNGLGRYAADNTSSLMPTARFKVKKGYRYRFRIINAGFLNCPIQLSIDSHTLNVISSDGYDFKNMTSDSIVTYAGERFDFILNADQEEDVYWMRFGGLMDCDERFTSAHQVAVLQYEDPSINDDMYPKDVPTYTKARRDGKQVNPLNQGTESSASFVTAPEIESLHDWDESLRETPDFAYYISYDFYRKDNHHFHKAPYYGFSNITKNDMLLLTPQLNYISMKFLPLSLLTQRDEIREDMVCNETTVRDMDCRNSYCECPHIINIDLNAVVELIIIDKGFAYDANHPFHLHGHAFRVVAMEKLGQNTTAEEVYRLDKAGKIRRNLVNPPWKDTVTVPDGGYTIVRFHATNPGYWIFHCHIEFHAELGMAVVFKVGDHKDMVPIPRNFPKCGNYFNPEDEVAQKPCDQVGSIESFLPSLFGQKCIASSSSSINGLQQTFLICCAFLFLRYLIRL, translated from the exons GTAACAAAGATGATTTTCAACACGGCTTCTGTGATAGTTTCTGTGCTGTTGATGCCTggaattttgagtgttcatgCACCGGTTTCAAAGTCCG GATTTGACAATAGAAAAGAATACTTCCAATACGTTCTACTAGAAGATTCATCTCCAAATGATGATCCATGTAACAGAAAATGTATCCAAGGAGAACCACCCATGATCTGCAAGTATCATTTTAGCCTCGAATGGTACGATATTCTCAGTAAGGCGTGTTACGATTGTCCACATAAACCTGAAGATTGTTACCGCCTAGATTGCGTACCAGGAGATGGAATCAAAAGAGCCGTTCTTGTTGTTAACAGGAAACTACCAGGGCCTGCCATTCAC GTCTGTCATGGGGATCAGGTAGTAGTTGATGTGGAAAATGACCTTGGGAGTGACAGTACCACCATTCACTGGCATGGACAAAAACAACGTCGTTTTCCTTATATGGACGGGGTTCCTTTTGTGACTCAGTGTCCTATTCTGCCCCGTACCACATTCAGATACCAGTTTATAGCAGAAGATCCTGGAACACATTTCTGGCATTCTCATACAG GGATGCAGAGAGGTGACGGAGTTTTTGGAGCTTTCATTGTCCATGTTCCCGAAGAAGAGGACCTTCACAAGGAACTATACGACTACGATTTGAAAGAGCATGTAATGATACTCATGGATTGGGACCATGTGACTGGTATGCAAAAATTCACATCCCACCATCATAACGATGGTGACAACAAGCCTACAAACCTCTTAGTGAATGGTCTAGGAAGGTATGCAGCAGATAATACCAGTTCCCTGATGCCAACTGCAAGATTCAAAGTGAAGAAG GGTTATCGATACAGGTTTAGAATAATTAATGCTGGTTTCCTCAACTGTCCTATTCAATTATCAATCGATAGTCATACGTTGAATGTGATCAGCAGTGATGGATATGACTTCAAAAATATGACTA GTGATTCGATTGTGACCTATGCAGGAGAACGCTTTGATTTCATCCTGAACGCTGACCAAGAGGAAGATGTTTATTGGATGCGTTTTGGAGGTCTTATGGACTGCGATGAACGTTTCACGAGTGCCCACCAAGTGGCAGTTCTTCAATATGAAGACCCTTCAATAAATGACGATATGTATCCCAAAGATGTACCAACTTACACCAAAGCACGCAGAGATGGCAAA CAAGTAAATCCTTTGAATCAAGGAACCGAAAGCTCTGCATCATTCGTAACAGCTCCAGAAATAGAAAGTTTGCATGATTGGGATGAAAGTCTTAGGGAAACCCCAGATTTTGCGTACTATATTTCCTATGATTTCTACAGGAAAGACAATCATCATTTCCATAAAGCTCCATATTACGGCTTCAGCAATA TAACAAAAAACGACATGTTGCTCCTCACACCACAACTCAATTATATATCGATGAAATTTCTACCTTTATCCCTATTGACGCAAAGAGATGAAATAAGAGAAGATATGGTTTGTAACGAAACAACAGTCAGGGATATGGACTGTAGAAATAGCTACTGCGAATGTCCACATATAATTAAT ATCGATTTGAATGCTGTTGTTGAACTCATAATAATAGACAAAGGCTTTGCTTACGATGCCAATCATCCATTCCATTTGCACGGACATGCGTTCAGAGTAGTTGCCATGGAGAAACTTGGTCAGAACACAACTGCAGAAGAAGTATATCGATTGGATAAGGCAGGAAAAATCAGGAGAAACTTAGTAAACCCACCTTGGAAGGACACAGTAACAGTACCTGATGGAGGTTACACTATTGTTAGATTTCATGCTACAAATCCAG gatacTGGATTTTCCACTGTCACATAGAGTTCCACGCGGAGCTTGGTATGGCAGTTGTTTTCAAAGTGGGCGATCATAAAGACATGGTCCCAATTCCCAGAAATTTCCCAAAATGTGGGAACTATTTCAACCCTGAGGATGAGGTTGCTCAGAAGCCTTGTGACCAAGTAGGTTCGATCGAGAGTTTCCTGCCTTCTTTATTCGGCCAAAAATGTATTGCAAGCTCTTCTTCTTCAATTAACGGCCTACAACAAACCTTCCTTATTTGCTGTGCTTTTCTTTTTCTACGGTACCTGATTCGcttataa
- the LOC123676796 gene encoding laccase-4-like isoform X3 translates to MISIMVTKMIFNTASVIVSVLLMPGILSVHAPVSKSGFDNRKEYFQYVLLEDSSPNDDPCNRKCIQGEPPMICKYHFSLEWYDILSKACYDCPHKPEDCYRLDCVPGDGIKRAVLVVNRKLPGPAIHVCHGDQVVVDVENDLGSDSTTIHWHGQKQRRFPYMDGVPFVTQCPILPRTTFRYQFIAEDPGTHFWHSHTGMQRGDGVFGAFIVHVPEEEDLHKELYDYDLKEHVMILMDWDHVTGMQKFTSHHHNDGDNKPTNLLVNGLGRYAADNTSSLMPTARFKVKKGYRYRFRIINAGFLNCPIQLSIDSHTLNVISSDGYDFKNMTSDSIVTYAGERFDFILNADQEEDVYWMRFGGLMDCDERFTSAHQVAVLQYEDPSINDDMYPKDVPTYTKARRDGKQVNPLNQGTESSASFVTAPEIESLHDWDESLRETPDFAYYISYDFYRKDNHHFHKAPYYGFSNITKNDMLLLTPQLNYISMKFLPLSLLTQRDEIREDMVCNETTVRDMDCRNSYCECPHIINIDLNAVVELIIIDKGFAYDANHPFHLHGHAFRVVAMEKLGQNTTAEEVYRLDKAGKIRRNLVNPPWKDTVTVPDGGYTIVRFHATNPGYWIFHCHIEFHAELGMAVVFKVGDHKDMVPIPRNFPKCGNYFNPEDEVAQKPCDQKNHWSVKHGYPRFNKIA, encoded by the exons GTAACAAAGATGATTTTCAACACGGCTTCTGTGATAGTTTCTGTGCTGTTGATGCCTggaattttgagtgttcatgCACCGGTTTCAAAGTCCG GATTTGACAATAGAAAAGAATACTTCCAATACGTTCTACTAGAAGATTCATCTCCAAATGATGATCCATGTAACAGAAAATGTATCCAAGGAGAACCACCCATGATCTGCAAGTATCATTTTAGCCTCGAATGGTACGATATTCTCAGTAAGGCGTGTTACGATTGTCCACATAAACCTGAAGATTGTTACCGCCTAGATTGCGTACCAGGAGATGGAATCAAAAGAGCCGTTCTTGTTGTTAACAGGAAACTACCAGGGCCTGCCATTCAC GTCTGTCATGGGGATCAGGTAGTAGTTGATGTGGAAAATGACCTTGGGAGTGACAGTACCACCATTCACTGGCATGGACAAAAACAACGTCGTTTTCCTTATATGGACGGGGTTCCTTTTGTGACTCAGTGTCCTATTCTGCCCCGTACCACATTCAGATACCAGTTTATAGCAGAAGATCCTGGAACACATTTCTGGCATTCTCATACAG GGATGCAGAGAGGTGACGGAGTTTTTGGAGCTTTCATTGTCCATGTTCCCGAAGAAGAGGACCTTCACAAGGAACTATACGACTACGATTTGAAAGAGCATGTAATGATACTCATGGATTGGGACCATGTGACTGGTATGCAAAAATTCACATCCCACCATCATAACGATGGTGACAACAAGCCTACAAACCTCTTAGTGAATGGTCTAGGAAGGTATGCAGCAGATAATACCAGTTCCCTGATGCCAACTGCAAGATTCAAAGTGAAGAAG GGTTATCGATACAGGTTTAGAATAATTAATGCTGGTTTCCTCAACTGTCCTATTCAATTATCAATCGATAGTCATACGTTGAATGTGATCAGCAGTGATGGATATGACTTCAAAAATATGACTA GTGATTCGATTGTGACCTATGCAGGAGAACGCTTTGATTTCATCCTGAACGCTGACCAAGAGGAAGATGTTTATTGGATGCGTTTTGGAGGTCTTATGGACTGCGATGAACGTTTCACGAGTGCCCACCAAGTGGCAGTTCTTCAATATGAAGACCCTTCAATAAATGACGATATGTATCCCAAAGATGTACCAACTTACACCAAAGCACGCAGAGATGGCAAA CAAGTAAATCCTTTGAATCAAGGAACCGAAAGCTCTGCATCATTCGTAACAGCTCCAGAAATAGAAAGTTTGCATGATTGGGATGAAAGTCTTAGGGAAACCCCAGATTTTGCGTACTATATTTCCTATGATTTCTACAGGAAAGACAATCATCATTTCCATAAAGCTCCATATTACGGCTTCAGCAATA TAACAAAAAACGACATGTTGCTCCTCACACCACAACTCAATTATATATCGATGAAATTTCTACCTTTATCCCTATTGACGCAAAGAGATGAAATAAGAGAAGATATGGTTTGTAACGAAACAACAGTCAGGGATATGGACTGTAGAAATAGCTACTGCGAATGTCCACATATAATTAAT ATCGATTTGAATGCTGTTGTTGAACTCATAATAATAGACAAAGGCTTTGCTTACGATGCCAATCATCCATTCCATTTGCACGGACATGCGTTCAGAGTAGTTGCCATGGAGAAACTTGGTCAGAACACAACTGCAGAAGAAGTATATCGATTGGATAAGGCAGGAAAAATCAGGAGAAACTTAGTAAACCCACCTTGGAAGGACACAGTAACAGTACCTGATGGAGGTTACACTATTGTTAGATTTCATGCTACAAATCCAG gatacTGGATTTTCCACTGTCACATAGAGTTCCACGCGGAGCTTGGTATGGCAGTTGTTTTCAAAGTGGGCGATCATAAAGACATGGTCCCAATTCCCAGAAATTTCCCAAAATGTGGGAACTATTTCAACCCTGAGGATGAGGTTGCTCAGAAGCCTTGTGACCAA aaaaatcattGGAGTGTAAAGCATGGTTATCCGCGTTTTAACAAAATAGCCTGA
- the LOC123676796 gene encoding laccase-4-like isoform X2 — MIFNTASVIVSVLLMPGILSVHAPVSKSGFDNRKEYFQYVLLEDSSPNDDPCNRKCIQGEPPMICKYHFSLEWYDILSKACYDCPHKPEDCYRLDCVPGDGIKRAVLVVNRKLPGPAIHVCHGDQVVVDVENDLGSDSTTIHWHGQKQRRFPYMDGVPFVTQCPILPRTTFRYQFIAEDPGTHFWHSHTGMQRGDGVFGAFIVHVPEEEDLHKELYDYDLKEHVMILMDWDHVTGMQKFTSHHHNDGDNKPTNLLVNGLGRYAADNTSSLMPTARFKVKKGYRYRFRIINAGFLNCPIQLSIDSHTLNVISSDGYDFKNMTSDSIVTYAGERFDFILNADQEEDVYWMRFGGLMDCDERFTSAHQVAVLQYEDPSINDDMYPKDVPTYTKARRDGKQVNPLNQGTESSASFVTAPEIESLHDWDESLRETPDFAYYISYDFYRKDNHHFHKAPYYGFSNITKNDMLLLTPQLNYISMKFLPLSLLTQRDEIREDMVCNETTVRDMDCRNSYCECPHIINIDLNAVVELIIIDKGFAYDANHPFHLHGHAFRVVAMEKLGQNTTAEEVYRLDKAGKIRRNLVNPPWKDTVTVPDGGYTIVRFHATNPGYWIFHCHIEFHAELGMAVVFKVGDHKDMVPIPRNFPKCGNYFNPEDEVAQKPCDQVGSIESFLPSLFGQKCIASSSSSINGLQQTFLICCAFLFLRYLIRL, encoded by the exons ATGATTTTCAACACGGCTTCTGTGATAGTTTCTGTGCTGTTGATGCCTggaattttgagtgttcatgCACCGGTTTCAAAGTCCG GATTTGACAATAGAAAAGAATACTTCCAATACGTTCTACTAGAAGATTCATCTCCAAATGATGATCCATGTAACAGAAAATGTATCCAAGGAGAACCACCCATGATCTGCAAGTATCATTTTAGCCTCGAATGGTACGATATTCTCAGTAAGGCGTGTTACGATTGTCCACATAAACCTGAAGATTGTTACCGCCTAGATTGCGTACCAGGAGATGGAATCAAAAGAGCCGTTCTTGTTGTTAACAGGAAACTACCAGGGCCTGCCATTCAC GTCTGTCATGGGGATCAGGTAGTAGTTGATGTGGAAAATGACCTTGGGAGTGACAGTACCACCATTCACTGGCATGGACAAAAACAACGTCGTTTTCCTTATATGGACGGGGTTCCTTTTGTGACTCAGTGTCCTATTCTGCCCCGTACCACATTCAGATACCAGTTTATAGCAGAAGATCCTGGAACACATTTCTGGCATTCTCATACAG GGATGCAGAGAGGTGACGGAGTTTTTGGAGCTTTCATTGTCCATGTTCCCGAAGAAGAGGACCTTCACAAGGAACTATACGACTACGATTTGAAAGAGCATGTAATGATACTCATGGATTGGGACCATGTGACTGGTATGCAAAAATTCACATCCCACCATCATAACGATGGTGACAACAAGCCTACAAACCTCTTAGTGAATGGTCTAGGAAGGTATGCAGCAGATAATACCAGTTCCCTGATGCCAACTGCAAGATTCAAAGTGAAGAAG GGTTATCGATACAGGTTTAGAATAATTAATGCTGGTTTCCTCAACTGTCCTATTCAATTATCAATCGATAGTCATACGTTGAATGTGATCAGCAGTGATGGATATGACTTCAAAAATATGACTA GTGATTCGATTGTGACCTATGCAGGAGAACGCTTTGATTTCATCCTGAACGCTGACCAAGAGGAAGATGTTTATTGGATGCGTTTTGGAGGTCTTATGGACTGCGATGAACGTTTCACGAGTGCCCACCAAGTGGCAGTTCTTCAATATGAAGACCCTTCAATAAATGACGATATGTATCCCAAAGATGTACCAACTTACACCAAAGCACGCAGAGATGGCAAA CAAGTAAATCCTTTGAATCAAGGAACCGAAAGCTCTGCATCATTCGTAACAGCTCCAGAAATAGAAAGTTTGCATGATTGGGATGAAAGTCTTAGGGAAACCCCAGATTTTGCGTACTATATTTCCTATGATTTCTACAGGAAAGACAATCATCATTTCCATAAAGCTCCATATTACGGCTTCAGCAATA TAACAAAAAACGACATGTTGCTCCTCACACCACAACTCAATTATATATCGATGAAATTTCTACCTTTATCCCTATTGACGCAAAGAGATGAAATAAGAGAAGATATGGTTTGTAACGAAACAACAGTCAGGGATATGGACTGTAGAAATAGCTACTGCGAATGTCCACATATAATTAAT ATCGATTTGAATGCTGTTGTTGAACTCATAATAATAGACAAAGGCTTTGCTTACGATGCCAATCATCCATTCCATTTGCACGGACATGCGTTCAGAGTAGTTGCCATGGAGAAACTTGGTCAGAACACAACTGCAGAAGAAGTATATCGATTGGATAAGGCAGGAAAAATCAGGAGAAACTTAGTAAACCCACCTTGGAAGGACACAGTAACAGTACCTGATGGAGGTTACACTATTGTTAGATTTCATGCTACAAATCCAG gatacTGGATTTTCCACTGTCACATAGAGTTCCACGCGGAGCTTGGTATGGCAGTTGTTTTCAAAGTGGGCGATCATAAAGACATGGTCCCAATTCCCAGAAATTTCCCAAAATGTGGGAACTATTTCAACCCTGAGGATGAGGTTGCTCAGAAGCCTTGTGACCAAGTAGGTTCGATCGAGAGTTTCCTGCCTTCTTTATTCGGCCAAAAATGTATTGCAAGCTCTTCTTCTTCAATTAACGGCCTACAACAAACCTTCCTTATTTGCTGTGCTTTTCTTTTTCTACGGTACCTGATTCGcttataa